A single window of Psychromonas ingrahamii 37 DNA harbors:
- a CDS encoding MbcA/ParS/Xre antitoxin family protein — MGCSDEIFDFLLKQHSEKEVEPFILCIAVYADPHFANIETFESWWNIENLALGGKKPKALAQTKSGIEQVLQYLVQLE, encoded by the coding sequence ATGGGATGTAGTGACGAAATATTCGACTTTCTTTTAAAACAGCATAGTGAAAAAGAAGTTGAACCGTTTATTTTATGCATCGCTGTATATGCCGATCCGCATTTCGCGAATATAGAAACCTTTGAGTCTTGGTGGAATATTGAAAATTTAGCGTTAGGTGGGAAAAAGCCAAAGGCGCTAGCTCAAACAAAAAGTGGCATAGAGCAAGTATTGCAATACCTCGTGCAGCTCGAATGA
- a CDS encoding TniB family NTP-binding protein, which translates to MAIKNKKLPVTITPAQYRDTEVEAYKNNPLILGLPNRVDPKRFRQVLSQRVPSPEFSHLLDSDRVEVIKQLRKTRIITTEHLDLYNELYDALSHGYVDRNPSRPEVVAWSYDIADNTIPLENIERPYLDAISAQTTADAIFVTGFTGNGKSTINNLIMTALFPMVIEHHWEGFNEPQIVFIKVDMPHNGSRAVLIERILQEVDRALAETSFGKTNYAATCKTKGGKYTDISSMEGVLLTVLNRHHVGLLIIDEFQNLQVASVRFRNEMLQFFDTLINQLAVPNIKIGTPDTILLFDSQGRHKRRIGMVLELMRFEGEKDWDRAMKAIFGFQPIDKPIKRNENIEALLHDLSAGVPSILMALWEGCLIEAVRSGCETVTQALIKRVFKKRFPLMRSVTRNINKGTKGRHSDLLTVQQYLDAGNRTLALKHLNHFAVNVQGPAAQAVKQDIDALIEQQEFSLAQLKKLDAIKLGLKKNATGHREPQTLEHNE; encoded by the coding sequence ATGGCTATTAAGAATAAAAAATTACCAGTGACAATAACCCCCGCGCAATACCGCGATACGGAAGTTGAAGCATATAAAAACAACCCATTGATACTTGGGTTACCCAATAGAGTCGATCCAAAGCGATTTAGGCAAGTGTTAAGTCAAAGAGTTCCTTCTCCTGAATTCAGCCATCTTTTGGATTCTGACCGGGTTGAAGTGATAAAGCAATTGCGTAAAACCCGTATTATTACGACTGAACATTTAGATTTGTATAACGAATTGTATGATGCGCTTAGTCATGGCTATGTTGATCGGAATCCCAGCAGGCCGGAGGTAGTCGCATGGAGCTATGATATAGCCGACAATACTATTCCATTAGAGAATATAGAAAGGCCTTATTTAGATGCAATATCGGCTCAAACAACGGCTGATGCTATATTTGTAACAGGGTTCACTGGTAATGGTAAATCAACCATTAATAATCTCATTATGACGGCGCTCTTTCCAATGGTTATTGAACATCACTGGGAGGGGTTTAATGAGCCTCAGATTGTGTTTATTAAGGTAGACATGCCCCATAACGGCAGTCGTGCGGTCCTTATTGAACGAATATTACAAGAGGTTGATAGAGCGTTAGCGGAGACAAGCTTTGGCAAAACAAATTATGCTGCGACTTGTAAAACTAAGGGTGGAAAATATACAGATATCTCCAGTATGGAAGGGGTCTTATTAACAGTATTAAATCGCCATCATGTTGGACTGCTTATTATTGATGAATTTCAAAACCTACAAGTCGCCTCTGTTAGGTTTAGAAACGAAATGCTGCAATTTTTCGACACCTTAATTAATCAGCTCGCGGTGCCAAATATTAAAATAGGTACACCCGACACCATATTGTTATTCGACTCCCAAGGCCGCCACAAGCGGCGAATTGGAATGGTGCTTGAACTTATGCGCTTTGAAGGCGAAAAGGATTGGGACCGCGCGATGAAAGCTATTTTCGGCTTTCAGCCTATTGATAAGCCTATTAAACGCAATGAAAATATTGAAGCGCTTCTCCACGATTTAAGCGCAGGAGTCCCCTCTATATTAATGGCATTATGGGAGGGCTGCCTGATTGAAGCTGTACGCTCTGGTTGTGAAACAGTTACTCAAGCGCTAATTAAGCGTGTTTTTAAAAAGCGTTTCCCGCTTATGCGCTCTGTAACTCGTAATATTAACAAAGGTACTAAAGGTCGGCATTCTGATTTATTGACAGTGCAACAATATTTAGACGCAGGCAATCGCACGCTTGCCTTAAAACATTTGAACCACTTTGCTGTGAACGTTCAAGGGCCGGCGGCACAAGCGGTTAAGCAAGATATTGATGCGCTTATCGAACAGCAAGAGTTCTCGCTAGCTCAATTGAAAAAATTGGATGCCATCAAATTAGGGTTAAAAAAGAATGCTACCGGTCATCGAGAGCCGCAAACCTTAGAGCACAATGAATGA
- a CDS encoding GIY-YIG nuclease family protein: MEYVYQFWKGNEVIYVGITNNMKSRIQSHISNYEWASTEAKITYCKMPNRKVSKIYETYLINTLAPQYNKSENDADDMSLLSFDDSNIEWLKYNFIDEKKSIQRAKNTQKTPKKKKKENLPTIDYFYDFIRRNKNNIIELFYDKYQGLSISIIVAVSKEEMDMLFSSSRNAAPESSWATLSSMSFRIDASGQPKTTIHFVSAIEDNVEFQPFFKKLFSLLEADISKLDKNEGVKKDLQRIQEINEYFEGWLSKKHPLIVLDMINDKKSSIAIKGVINGLNKVYNAGCGYYTLIYKRKKRRLYYDTFDVDSNDLNGFSSVQEKKEWLTKYAWFKNENDGLAMAFSSETQFYYLLFLIQKFEIAFTIDEYEDEVVSSIRKNNFGEWTLAELKKVDTINKASIRIE, encoded by the coding sequence TTGGAATACGTATACCAATTTTGGAAAGGTAATGAAGTGATTTATGTAGGAATTACTAACAACATGAAAAGTAGAATTCAATCACATATTAGCAACTATGAGTGGGCCTCTACGGAAGCTAAAATAACTTACTGCAAAATGCCTAATCGCAAGGTTTCAAAAATATATGAAACCTATTTAATTAACACACTTGCCCCTCAATATAATAAATCTGAAAACGATGCTGATGATATGAGCTTGTTATCCTTTGATGATTCAAATATTGAGTGGCTAAAATATAATTTTATTGATGAGAAGAAAAGCATTCAACGAGCTAAAAATACTCAAAAAACACCTAAGAAGAAAAAGAAAGAAAATTTACCAACCATTGATTATTTTTACGATTTTATAAGAAGAAATAAGAACAATATTATTGAGTTATTTTATGATAAATATCAGGGGTTAAGCATTTCTATAATAGTGGCCGTTTCAAAAGAAGAAATGGACATGTTGTTTTCATCATCGCGAAATGCTGCGCCAGAAAGTTCATGGGCCACCCTCTCCTCGATGTCTTTTAGAATAGATGCTTCAGGCCAACCAAAAACCACAATACATTTTGTCTCTGCGATAGAAGATAATGTTGAATTTCAACCTTTCTTTAAAAAACTATTTTCACTTCTAGAGGCCGATATTAGTAAATTAGATAAAAATGAAGGCGTAAAAAAAGACCTTCAACGTATCCAAGAAATAAATGAGTATTTCGAAGGTTGGCTTTCAAAAAAACATCCATTAATTGTACTGGACATGATTAACGACAAAAAAAGTAGCATAGCAATCAAGGGAGTCATTAATGGCTTAAATAAAGTATATAATGCTGGGTGTGGATACTATACATTGATTTATAAAAGAAAAAAAAGAAGACTCTATTACGATACTTTTGATGTCGATTCTAATGATCTAAATGGTTTTTCTTCCGTCCAAGAAAAAAAAGAATGGCTAACAAAATATGCCTGGTTTAAAAACGAAAATGATGGATTGGCTATGGCTTTTTCTTCAGAAACCCAATTTTACTACCTTTTGTTTCTAATACAGAAATTTGAGATAGCCTTTACTATTGATGAATATGAAGATGAAGTTGTCTCCTCTATACGAAAAAACAACTTTGGCGAATGGACCTTAGCCGAACTAAAAAAGGTAGATACTATCAATAAGGCTAGCATTCGTATCGAGTAA
- a CDS encoding TnsD family Tn7-like transposition protein, protein MKSLEPLAHESIYSWVVRYHLQIGVGHEKNTYRQLFNYEKIRIHPYLPNHVQCLDKLGGNTADVWLEDHTLYPLFKFFGHDLNNKLKQAMLTHTGNTVSAANIAQSRLCFEYGHKYCPVCLKEHLEQTGIPRYDIRYQIPGMTVCPRHNCELNIIKCGDIGLDRRLTFPKSFAVIPTFNPLLIIFAQFCMDVFAITKQLPCDPLLLHRLYWHHLEKRNLVTLGKQLRMSLLVLELDNFYQGFAFTAGLESLSSFHFLGPLLRYRAHKPSHPIKHLIFAFWLFDKDASLFQSEQDSQPQQVECSEQIQAKPDETGIIAMLRKGLSMAHIEKITGKSRCYIRRLSEINGIEHKSNLQAFSNRIRVMVILKAKLGWHRKAIAEALNVGLGYVEQVISNTKNLVLWRKKLHELKNINAALKELRRAKVLHPSWLRKDFKAQHNKAFFYLYRHDRELLESTLPVKTKPHVLRHDWSMEDERLSQAISNLAPDDNMSLTAIAQLVHDRGHLKRKLDHLPKTKALLIELGKVAKPPQKNTSR, encoded by the coding sequence ATGAAATCACTCGAACCGCTTGCTCATGAAAGTATTTATAGCTGGGTGGTTCGCTATCATCTTCAAATAGGCGTTGGGCATGAAAAAAACACTTACCGACAGCTTTTTAATTATGAAAAAATACGTATTCATCCTTATCTGCCAAATCATGTTCAGTGCCTAGATAAGCTCGGTGGTAATACGGCTGATGTCTGGCTTGAAGATCATACGTTATATCCACTATTTAAGTTTTTTGGCCATGATCTTAATAACAAGCTCAAGCAGGCGATGCTGACACACACCGGGAATACAGTCTCTGCGGCAAATATTGCCCAGTCTAGACTGTGTTTCGAATATGGTCATAAGTATTGTCCTGTATGCCTCAAAGAACATTTAGAGCAGACTGGCATACCACGCTATGACATTCGCTATCAAATCCCTGGGATGACTGTCTGCCCCAGACATAATTGCGAACTTAACATAATAAAATGTGGCGATATTGGTCTGGATAGGCGGCTCACGTTTCCTAAATCATTTGCCGTGATACCAACATTCAATCCGCTTTTAATAATCTTCGCACAATTTTGCATGGATGTATTCGCCATAACAAAGCAACTTCCGTGTGATCCTTTGTTATTGCATCGTCTGTATTGGCATCATCTTGAAAAGCGAAATTTAGTCACTTTAGGCAAACAGTTAAGAATGAGCCTATTGGTGCTAGAGCTTGATAATTTCTATCAAGGTTTTGCATTTACCGCCGGATTAGAGTCATTAAGTTCATTTCATTTTTTAGGTCCATTACTCCGCTATAGGGCTCATAAACCCAGTCATCCTATAAAGCATTTAATATTTGCATTTTGGTTATTCGATAAAGACGCTTCACTTTTTCAATCTGAGCAAGATAGTCAGCCACAGCAGGTTGAGTGCAGCGAGCAAATACAGGCTAAACCAGATGAAACAGGTATTATCGCCATGCTCAGAAAAGGTCTCAGCATGGCCCATATAGAAAAAATAACGGGGAAAAGTCGCTGCTATATTCGTCGGTTGTCAGAGATTAATGGGATTGAGCATAAATCAAATCTGCAAGCGTTCTCAAATCGTATTAGGGTTATGGTTATTTTAAAAGCAAAGCTTGGTTGGCATAGAAAGGCTATTGCAGAAGCGTTAAATGTAGGTTTAGGTTACGTAGAACAAGTGATATCCAATACAAAAAATCTCGTCTTATGGCGCAAGAAACTCCATGAGTTAAAAAATATAAATGCAGCTTTAAAGGAGCTGAGAAGGGCGAAAGTATTGCACCCGAGTTGGCTCCGCAAAGATTTCAAAGCTCAGCATAACAAAGCCTTTTTTTACCTTTACCGCCATGACCGAGAACTCCTTGAGTCCACTCTCCCTGTAAAGACAAAGCCTCATGTGCTGCGGCATGATTGGTCTATGGAGGACGAAAGGCTTTCTCAAGCAATTTCCAACTTAGCGCCGGATGATAATATGTCGCTCACGGCAATTGCTCAACTGGTTCATGACAGGGGGCACTTGAAAAGAAAGCTTGATCATCTCCCTAAAACCAAAGCGTTGTTGATTGAATTGGGGAAAGTGGCTAAGCCCCCCCAAAAAAACACCAGTAGATGA
- a CDS encoding TniQ family protein has product MPDLMCDEHLYSGFIRGRFLSGQMHLSVKRFFDLNNIKYHLLRSQVPLCSNLRSVVEAMASEKTEQFALRLAHTPFAPWLLSSEDGMLPEDLTAAGNRNNLEENPYSVDRRWKFCPECAIGERKRLGFSFWHASHQLLGARICPTHQVALHSHDELRYLNFTLPYHWLGKSEALSCTAWQLEWQAFIYAVSSAIEADIEWATRVKIAIREELNITDGVKQSDKVTFDKLFEIMKSDLGQDCLVGLFTAFAPHRKIRTNILWVTLSGHSQAKGLRHPLYWLVIIFWLRDKLPECSELL; this is encoded by the coding sequence ATGCCTGATTTGATGTGCGATGAGCATCTTTATAGCGGCTTTATTCGAGGTCGATTTTTAAGTGGGCAGATGCATTTAAGTGTTAAGCGATTTTTTGATTTGAATAATATTAAATATCATTTGTTACGCTCACAGGTTCCTCTTTGCTCAAATTTGCGCAGTGTGGTTGAGGCGATGGCATCTGAAAAAACAGAGCAGTTTGCGTTGCGTTTAGCACACACTCCGTTTGCTCCTTGGTTACTAAGTTCTGAAGATGGAATGTTACCTGAAGATCTGACTGCTGCGGGGAATCGGAATAACCTAGAAGAAAATCCGTATTCGGTAGATAGGCGATGGAAGTTTTGCCCTGAGTGCGCAATAGGTGAACGGAAGCGCTTGGGGTTTTCTTTCTGGCATGCAAGCCATCAGCTACTTGGAGCTAGAATATGCCCAACCCACCAAGTAGCTCTGCACAGCCACGATGAGCTGCGCTATTTAAATTTCACCCTGCCATACCATTGGCTAGGTAAATCGGAGGCCTTGAGCTGCACTGCGTGGCAATTGGAATGGCAGGCATTTATCTATGCAGTATCAAGCGCCATTGAGGCCGATATTGAGTGGGCAACGCGCGTTAAAATAGCGATTAGAGAGGAACTCAATATTACTGATGGGGTCAAACAAAGCGATAAAGTGACGTTTGATAAGCTATTTGAAATAATGAAAAGTGATTTGGGGCAAGACTGCCTGGTTGGTCTTTTCACCGCTTTTGCCCCTCACCGGAAAATTCGGACAAATATTTTATGGGTTACGTTATCTGGCCATAGTCAGGCAAAAGGACTACGTCATCCCTTATATTGGTTAGTTATTATCTTTTGGTTGCGTGATAAATTGCCTGAATGTAGTGAGTTGCTATGA